The following coding sequences are from one uncultured Desulfobacter sp. window:
- the lipB gene encoding lipoyl(octanoyl) transferase LipB: MTGHARSADNRLAVFEDLGIRKYIQVLDIQTTARDEMIRNSDLSDRVIFVQHPAVYTLGKRGGRENLVVSEQFLAERGIEIVQTARGGNITFHGPGQAVLYPIINLDRSRIGVADFVYGLEEIMMRTALKFGVEAGRDPKNHGLWVGDRKIGSVGLSIKKGISIHGLALNVCPDLTPFTWINPCGLANVAMTSLERENKNPAFDPKASMEEAKDLFFTFFCEIFNFNVRGANP; this comes from the coding sequence ATGACGGGACATGCCCGTTCGGCGGATAACCGGCTTGCCGTATTTGAGGACCTCGGTATCCGGAAGTATATACAGGTGCTTGATATCCAGACCACTGCCCGGGACGAGATGATCCGGAATTCAGATTTAAGCGACCGGGTTATTTTTGTCCAGCACCCTGCGGTCTACACCTTAGGTAAAAGAGGGGGCCGGGAAAACCTTGTGGTGTCGGAGCAGTTTCTGGCTGAACGCGGCATTGAAATTGTCCAGACCGCCAGGGGCGGAAACATTACCTTTCATGGGCCGGGCCAGGCCGTGCTCTATCCCATCATAAACCTGGATCGGTCCAGGATCGGGGTGGCCGATTTTGTTTACGGTCTTGAGGAAATCATGATGCGGACGGCCCTCAAGTTCGGTGTAGAGGCCGGACGTGACCCGAAAAACCACGGCCTCTGGGTCGGGGACAGGAAAATCGGCAGTGTGGGGCTCTCCATTAAAAAAGGAATCTCCATCCATGGTCTGGCATTGAATGTCTGCCCGGACCTGACGCCGTTTACCTGGATCAACCCTTGCGGCCTGGCAAATGTTGCGATGACTTCCCTTGAACGGGAAAATAAAAATCCGGCCTTTGACCCCAAAGCATCCATGGAAGAGGCCAAGGATCTGTTTTTCACGTTTTTTTGCGAAATTTTTAATTTTAACGTACGGGGAGCAAACCCATGA
- the lipA gene encoding lipoyl synthase translates to MNTHCNSQSNKSSADAGAVRKGKPKWLKKSMPKGGDCRRVTRLLSEAGLHTVCQEAACPNMFECFEKNTATFMILGASCTRNCRFCNVTSNAPTPVDAGEPKRVADTVLKLKLTYVVVTSVTRDDLPDGGAAHFARVIRAIKQADPGIRVEVLIPDFQGDVNALETVANAEPDVINHNIETVKGLYSRVRPQARYQRSLDLIRNVRTLFPGLPAKSGIMVGLGETLEELRSTFQDLYDHGCNILTVGQYLQPTREHLGVEKFYSPEEFEQLDRMASEIGFEQVAAGPFVRSSYNARELFETPGGGKSM, encoded by the coding sequence ATGAATACCCATTGCAACAGCCAATCAAACAAATCTTCTGCCGATGCCGGTGCCGTCCGGAAAGGCAAGCCCAAATGGCTGAAAAAAAGTATGCCCAAGGGCGGGGATTGCCGGCGGGTGACCCGGCTTTTATCCGAGGCTGGCTTGCATACCGTATGCCAGGAAGCGGCCTGCCCAAATATGTTTGAATGTTTTGAAAAAAATACCGCCACCTTCATGATTCTGGGTGCCAGCTGCACCCGGAACTGCCGGTTTTGCAATGTGACGTCAAATGCCCCAACGCCGGTTGATGCGGGAGAACCCAAACGGGTTGCCGACACCGTACTCAAACTGAAATTGACCTATGTGGTGGTCACCTCCGTTACCCGGGACGACCTTCCCGACGGCGGGGCTGCTCATTTTGCACGGGTGATCCGGGCCATTAAGCAGGCGGATCCAGGCATCCGGGTGGAGGTGTTGATTCCCGATTTCCAGGGCGATGTCAACGCCCTGGAAACCGTAGCCAACGCAGAGCCGGATGTCATTAACCACAACATTGAGACGGTTAAAGGCCTTTATTCAAGGGTCCGGCCCCAGGCCCGGTACCAGCGCTCCCTTGACCTGATTCGAAATGTGCGAACGCTGTTTCCCGGTCTGCCCGCCAAGTCCGGCATCATGGTTGGCCTGGGCGAAACATTGGAAGAACTTCGGTCCACCTTCCAGGATTTGTACGATCACGGCTGCAATATCCTCACCGTGGGCCAGTATCTCCAGCCCACACGGGAGCACCTTGGTGTGGAAAAATTCTACAGTCCCGAAGAATTCGAACAACTTGACCGCATGGCCTCGGAGATCGGGTTCGAACAGGTGGCGGCCGGCCCCTTTGTCAGAAGTTCGTATAACGCCAGGGAGTTGTTCGAAACGCCTGGGGGCGGCAAGTCAATGTAA
- the bioD gene encoding dethiobiotin synthase gives MDGFFVAGTDTDAGKTIVTAALVRQLRRQGMDAVPMKVIQTGGGYTEDGFPVSPDFDVYCSASSFIRDRDEIEDMVPLSFSAPCSPHLAARMDGSVCEIGPVLTALKRLHITHDLVIAEGAGGINVPLSDTLTMLDLIKKTGLPLILVVRNVLGCVNHTINTIQILGLHDIQIKGVIMTETTPTQDCDTFILEDNPRIIHQLGNIPILGSLPFIHGVPAGTEPFWSALDGYMNDIVDALLHGKHNE, from the coding sequence ATGGACGGATTTTTTGTTGCAGGTACAGATACGGACGCGGGTAAAACAATTGTGACCGCCGCGTTGGTGCGTCAACTGAGAAGGCAGGGTATGGATGCCGTGCCCATGAAAGTGATTCAAACCGGCGGCGGATATACCGAAGACGGGTTCCCCGTTTCCCCGGATTTTGACGTGTATTGCAGCGCGTCGTCCTTTATCCGGGACCGGGATGAAATAGAGGATATGGTCCCTTTATCATTTTCCGCCCCCTGTTCACCGCACCTGGCCGCCCGGATGGACGGGAGCGTGTGTGAAATCGGCCCGGTCCTGACAGCGCTGAAACGACTGCACATCACACATGATCTGGTGATTGCGGAAGGGGCAGGGGGAATCAATGTGCCCCTGTCGGACACACTTACCATGCTGGACCTTATAAAAAAAACGGGATTGCCCCTGATTTTGGTCGTTCGAAACGTTTTAGGGTGCGTTAACCACACCATCAATACCATTCAGATTCTGGGATTACATGACATTCAAATCAAGGGTGTGATTATGACCGAAACAACGCCTACACAAGATTGCGACACATTTATTCTTGAGGATAATCCCCGGATTATCCATCAACTCGGCAACATTCCCATTTTGGGCAGCCTGCCCTTTATCCATGGGGTGCCGGCCGGCACGGAACCCTTCTGGTCCGCCCTGGACGGTTACATGAATGATATTGTCGACGCGCTTTTACACGGTAAACATAATGAGTAG
- the bioA gene encoding adenosylmethionine--8-amino-7-oxononanoate transaminase, giving the protein MSRTQAYLDFDKKHIWHPYTSMTHPMETYMVKRAQGVHIHLADGRILTDGMSSWWAAIHGYNHPALNRAIHEQVQKMSHVMFGGLTHEPACVLGEKLISIVPQGLEHIFFSDSGSVAVEVAIKMAIQYHHALGNPGKKKLLTVKKGYHGDTFAAMGVCDPVQGMHSLFKGVLPDAIFARAPQCAFFQNWDETDTAEIESLMAEYHREIAAVILEPVVQGAGGMRFYHPNYLIQLRALCRRYDILLIFDEIATGFGRTGKLFAAQWAGVCPDIMCVGKALTGGYISFAATLATADMARGISSDGGVFMHGPTYMGNPLACAVANASLDLLMTGMWQIQVAAIQELLAEHLSPARAFAGVKDVRVLGAIGVIELDEPVNMQVIQEMFVRAGVWIRPFGRLVYTMPPFVCKKEDVVKIATTMCEVVKAYL; this is encoded by the coding sequence ATGAGTAGAACACAAGCCTATTTGGACTTCGACAAAAAGCATATCTGGCATCCCTATACCTCCATGACCCATCCCATGGAAACCTATATGGTAAAACGGGCCCAAGGGGTGCATATCCACCTTGCCGACGGCAGGATCTTAACCGACGGCATGTCTTCCTGGTGGGCGGCCATTCACGGGTATAACCACCCCGCGCTCAACCGGGCGATTCATGAGCAGGTGCAGAAGATGAGCCATGTTATGTTCGGCGGTTTGACCCATGAACCGGCCTGCGTGCTTGGGGAAAAACTGATCTCCATTGTCCCACAGGGCCTTGAACATATCTTTTTTTCCGATTCCGGCTCCGTTGCGGTTGAGGTGGCCATCAAGATGGCGATCCAGTACCACCACGCCCTGGGAAACCCCGGAAAAAAGAAGCTGCTCACGGTCAAAAAAGGCTATCACGGTGACACCTTTGCCGCCATGGGTGTGTGTGATCCGGTCCAGGGCATGCACAGTCTGTTCAAAGGCGTACTCCCCGATGCGATTTTTGCCCGGGCACCCCAATGTGCTTTTTTCCAAAACTGGGATGAAACGGATACAGCCGAGATCGAATCGCTCATGGCTGAGTATCACCGGGAGATTGCCGCCGTTATACTTGAGCCGGTTGTCCAGGGAGCTGGAGGGATGCGCTTTTATCATCCCAATTACCTGATACAGCTTCGGGCGTTATGCCGGCGGTATGACATCCTGCTGATATTCGATGAAATTGCCACGGGGTTCGGGCGCACCGGGAAACTGTTTGCCGCCCAGTGGGCCGGTGTTTGCCCGGACATTATGTGTGTTGGAAAGGCCTTGACCGGCGGGTACATCAGTTTTGCGGCAACCCTTGCAACCGCGGATATGGCCCGGGGGATTTCGTCCGACGGCGGGGTGTTCATGCATGGACCCACCTATATGGGAAATCCCTTGGCCTGCGCGGTTGCCAATGCCTCCCTTGACCTGTTGATGACCGGGATGTGGCAAATCCAGGTCGCGGCCATTCAGGAGCTGCTTGCCGAGCATCTTTCGCCCGCCCGGGCGTTCGCGGGCGTCAAGGATGTAAGGGTGCTGGGCGCAATCGGGGTCATAGAGCTGGACGAACCGGTGAATATGCAGGTGATCCAGGAGATGTTCGTCCGGGCCGGCGTCTGGATACGGCCCTTTGGCAGGCTGGTCTATACCATGCCGCCCTTTGTCTGCAAAAAAGAGGATGTGGTGAAGATCGCAACAACCATGTGTGAGGTTGTAAAGGCGTATTTGTAA
- a CDS encoding sodium:solute symporter family protein, which produces MTFLILYAVVLLGFGVFESKKIKDFDDFIISGRTQNTSAITYSILATCIGASATLGVVSTARDIGFPAFWWLGAGAVGLLLQSFFLSRKVRAVGAYTLPDLTEKLMGRDARFLTSIIVVIAWTGIIAAQFVAGAKLLSAFGGIDPNVSIMVTALVIVVYSALGGQSSVMKTDRVQFVLLGGALIFTLVYLYVGHPVSLADVRFDLTNGDFTSENLVYYLLVVGGSYFVCPLLFSRILTARDVRTARLASFLSALGLVAVSIVITLIGIWASFHIDPSCDKDILGLIIAEKLPAAGGMALLIGLISAIISSADTCLFAVASIVEYDILKQERVRTTRIVIGFIGCAAALLAMKNPDIISLLIQAYAVFTAGVVPPVAVALIMWRRRSIHSHWRRAAIIVGGIFGLGANLLGMDMMAVGGMAVSTALSVAGLYVPQNEFSLS; this is translated from the coding sequence ATGACGTTTTTGATTTTATATGCAGTGGTGCTTCTGGGCTTTGGGGTTTTTGAATCTAAAAAGATAAAAGATTTTGATGATTTTATCATTTCGGGCAGAACCCAGAACACCTCTGCCATTACATACTCTATCCTGGCCACCTGTATCGGGGCCTCTGCAACCTTAGGCGTTGTCTCTACAGCCCGGGATATTGGATTTCCCGCTTTCTGGTGGCTGGGGGCCGGGGCTGTGGGGCTTTTGCTCCAATCGTTTTTTTTATCCCGTAAGGTGAGGGCAGTGGGGGCCTATACATTGCCGGACCTGACCGAAAAACTCATGGGCCGGGATGCCAGGTTTCTGACGTCAATCATCGTGGTGATCGCCTGGACCGGCATTATTGCCGCACAATTTGTTGCCGGTGCTAAGCTGCTGTCAGCCTTCGGAGGCATTGACCCCAATGTCTCCATCATGGTAACGGCCCTGGTGATTGTGGTCTATTCGGCCTTGGGCGGGCAGTCGTCGGTGATGAAAACCGACAGGGTACAATTTGTCCTTTTAGGCGGTGCGCTTATTTTTACCCTGGTCTATCTTTATGTCGGCCACCCGGTGTCCCTGGCAGACGTTCGATTTGATTTGACCAATGGGGATTTCACTTCTGAAAACCTGGTGTACTACCTGTTGGTAGTCGGTGGCAGTTATTTCGTCTGCCCTTTGCTTTTCTCGCGTATTTTGACGGCCCGGGATGTCCGAACCGCCCGTCTGGCATCGTTTTTGTCGGCACTGGGGCTTGTCGCCGTCAGCATTGTCATTACGCTGATCGGTATCTGGGCATCCTTTCATATTGATCCGTCCTGCGATAAGGATATCCTTGGGCTTATCATAGCAGAAAAATTGCCAGCGGCAGGCGGCATGGCGTTATTGATTGGTCTTATCTCCGCAATCATATCTTCGGCCGACACCTGCCTTTTTGCCGTTGCAAGTATCGTTGAATACGATATTCTTAAACAGGAACGGGTCCGGACCACCAGGATTGTAATCGGCTTTATCGGCTGTGCCGCTGCGCTTCTTGCCATGAAGAATCCCGATATCATTTCTCTGCTTATTCAGGCATATGCCGTGTTCACTGCCGGTGTGGTTCCGCCGGTGGCGGTGGCCCTGATCATGTGGCGAAGGCGTAGCATCCATTCCCACTGGCGTCGAGCGGCCATCATCGTGGGCGGGATTTTCGGGCTTGGTGCCAACCTTCTGGGAATGGACATGATGGCCGTGGGCGGAATGGCGGTTTCGACAGCCCTTTCCGTTGCCGGACTCTATGTTCCCCAAAATGAATTTTCATTATCCTAG
- the bioB gene encoding biotin synthase BioB translates to MQYTIDLYIDIAKNIIEGQCPGNEIYRDLALTGDRDVFALMAGADLIREAFFDREIHLCAICNAKSGMCSENCKFCAQSKCHASDIEVYPLMPTTELQKGAYELMHTPVHRYSLVTTGKGLAENEVRQVADALGGLPPAGLSYCVSLGILNDADMDYLKSRGVGRYHHNLETCRSHFDAVCTSHTYDDRVNTIKRAKKAGLSVCSGGIFGVGESMTQVLELAFALKELQVDAVPINFLSPIPGTFFEGKNNLTPLTCLKIISIMRYVLPKTDIMVCGGRIHNLKMLHPLIFQAGANGIMTGNYLTTKGNQLQDDLEMIHQLGFQSR, encoded by the coding sequence ATGCAATACACCATTGACTTATATATTGATATCGCAAAAAACATTATTGAGGGGCAATGTCCTGGCAATGAAATTTATCGTGATCTGGCATTGACCGGGGATCGGGATGTTTTCGCGTTGATGGCCGGTGCGGATCTTATCCGGGAGGCCTTTTTCGATCGTGAGATTCATTTATGCGCAATTTGCAACGCAAAATCCGGGATGTGCAGTGAAAATTGTAAATTCTGCGCCCAATCAAAATGTCATGCCTCGGATATTGAGGTCTATCCCCTGATGCCTACAACTGAACTTCAGAAAGGGGCATACGAACTTATGCATACGCCTGTCCATCGTTATTCCCTTGTGACCACCGGCAAAGGGCTTGCTGAAAATGAGGTGAGACAGGTGGCGGATGCCCTGGGAGGCCTGCCGCCAGCGGGGTTGTCCTATTGTGTCTCTTTGGGGATTTTGAATGATGCGGACATGGATTATTTAAAATCCCGTGGTGTCGGCCGGTATCACCATAACCTGGAAACCTGTCGAAGCCATTTTGATGCGGTCTGTACCTCACACACCTATGACGATCGAGTCAATACGATTAAACGGGCGAAAAAGGCCGGTTTGTCGGTCTGCTCCGGCGGCATTTTCGGTGTTGGGGAAAGTATGACCCAGGTGCTTGAGCTGGCATTCGCGTTGAAGGAACTTCAGGTGGATGCTGTGCCGATTAATTTTCTAAGCCCCATACCCGGCACTTTTTTTGAGGGAAAAAATAATTTGACGCCGCTGACCTGCCTGAAGATAATATCTATTATGCGATATGTGTTGCCCAAGACGGACATCATGGTCTGCGGCGGCAGAATACATAATTTAAAAATGCTTCATCCCCTGATTTTCCAGGCCGGGGCAAACGGCATCATGACAGGTAATTATTTGACCACAAAAGGCAATCAGCTTCAAGACGACCTTGAAATGATCCATCAGTTGGGGTTTCAATCAAGATAA
- a CDS encoding methyl-accepting chemotaxis protein, translating to MSSNYFKSVRISAKLWGLTGILLIFLLFLGGISYFLITQIIHDSDEFAKEAKYTEKLLEVELGHLEWASEIESLFVNNKAILEIQFDHEQCPFGKFLASDDAVVLSKQSPEIAKILKEIIPVHKKLHDSAAKINHTWAQTHKGLALTLEKLLAAHLEWMQSVSQSIMTQSTIDVQTDPEKCQLGKWLNGKQAQTILSQWPEFAAIIEKIHKPHKALHTAVYQINQAETLEEKINLYNQIISPAYNELKKYFDEIISLEMALEHKQHEAKEIYHNETQPTLASIISLLDQLKELILAYQLMLKEQMDHEASVAITTIVAIALIAVIFGIAISFLLIRLITRPLIETEGFTSQLAKGDFSQTLAIDQTDEIGNMVKSINEMAVSLKGALQEISDGASALDESATSLSDVSTQMASNSKETENRSQNVASAAEEMATTMGSVAAASEQATVNIQNIASAIEEMSATINEIANNTSKGNQTTAEAVEKSKFVSDKMNVLNQAASEITKVTETISDISEQTNLLALNATIEAARAGEAGKGFAVVASEIKALANQTADATSDIAGKIDGVQKTTEEAFSAIESIGAIIEELSGIVSTVATAVEEQSATTQEISDNVSQAALGMQEVNDNVNQVSGVAAEVTQDIQQVNQSAAEVNTGSRQVNDSAVELSSLSTQLNQLTEKFKFN from the coding sequence ATGTCTTCTAATTATTTCAAAAGTGTAAGAATTAGCGCTAAATTATGGGGTTTAACCGGCATTTTACTCATTTTCCTTCTATTTTTAGGGGGCATCTCGTATTTTCTTATCACGCAAATTATCCATGACAGCGATGAATTTGCGAAAGAGGCTAAATACACGGAAAAACTTCTGGAAGTTGAACTGGGCCACCTGGAATGGGCAAGTGAAATCGAATCATTATTTGTTAACAATAAAGCGATACTTGAAATTCAGTTTGACCATGAACAATGCCCCTTTGGCAAATTTCTGGCAAGCGATGACGCTGTGGTACTGTCAAAACAATCCCCTGAAATAGCAAAAATCCTAAAAGAGATCATCCCTGTCCATAAAAAACTGCATGATTCGGCCGCAAAAATTAATCATACATGGGCCCAAACCCACAAGGGACTTGCCCTGACCCTTGAAAAACTCTTGGCCGCCCATTTAGAGTGGATGCAGTCCGTTTCACAATCCATCATGACCCAATCCACAATTGATGTACAAACAGATCCTGAAAAATGCCAACTCGGAAAATGGCTTAACGGCAAACAAGCACAAACGATTCTATCCCAGTGGCCTGAATTCGCGGCGATCATTGAAAAGATTCACAAACCCCACAAAGCGCTTCATACCGCTGTGTACCAGATTAACCAAGCGGAAACCCTTGAAGAAAAAATAAATTTGTACAATCAAATTATCTCCCCTGCCTACAATGAATTAAAAAAATATTTTGATGAAATTATCAGTCTTGAGATGGCCCTGGAACACAAACAGCATGAAGCAAAAGAGATCTATCACAATGAGACCCAGCCGACGTTGGCATCCATCATATCTTTGCTTGATCAACTCAAAGAGCTGATCCTGGCGTATCAACTGATGCTAAAAGAGCAGATGGATCATGAGGCATCTGTGGCCATCACAACGATTGTTGCCATTGCTTTGATCGCAGTCATTTTCGGCATTGCGATATCATTTTTGCTGATCCGGTTGATCACACGTCCATTAATTGAAACAGAAGGCTTTACCAGTCAACTGGCCAAAGGCGATTTCTCCCAGACATTAGCTATAGATCAGACCGATGAAATCGGGAATATGGTAAAATCCATCAATGAAATGGCAGTCTCCTTAAAAGGCGCGCTCCAGGAGATCTCCGACGGTGCGAGCGCCTTGGATGAATCTGCGACGTCACTGTCCGATGTATCCACCCAAATGGCTTCCAATTCAAAGGAGACGGAAAACCGGTCACAAAATGTCGCCTCCGCCGCCGAAGAGATGGCCACAACCATGGGCAGTGTTGCGGCCGCGTCCGAACAGGCAACGGTGAATATACAAAATATTGCATCGGCCATAGAAGAGATGTCCGCGACCATCAATGAAATTGCCAACAACACGTCAAAAGGGAATCAAACCACGGCGGAAGCAGTTGAAAAATCAAAATTCGTTTCCGATAAAATGAACGTCTTGAACCAGGCGGCATCGGAGATAACCAAGGTCACCGAAACCATCTCTGATATTTCTGAACAAACCAATTTACTCGCATTGAATGCAACCATTGAAGCGGCCCGGGCCGGCGAGGCAGGAAAAGGCTTTGCCGTGGTTGCAAGTGAAATTAAAGCCCTTGCAAACCAGACCGCGGATGCGACCAGCGACATTGCAGGAAAAATTGATGGGGTTCAAAAAACAACCGAAGAGGCATTTTCAGCCATAGAATCAATCGGTGCAATTATTGAAGAGCTCAGTGGAATTGTTTCAACGGTTGCCACCGCCGTTGAAGAACAATCCGCCACGACCCAGGAGATTTCGGATAATGTAAGCCAGGCGGCATTGGGCATGCAGGAAGTCAATGACAATGTGAACCAGGTGTCAGGCGTTGCCGCTGAAGTAACACAGGATATCCAGCAGGTAAACCAATCGGCGGCTGAGGTGAACACTGGAAGCCGGCAGGTAAATGATAGTGCTGTGGAGTTATCTAGTTTATCAACGCAATTAAATCAATTGACCGAAAAGTTTAAATTTAATTAG
- a CDS encoding glycosyltransferase, with product MNITIVALGSSGDAYPSLALGLGLKNAGCRVRLAANPIFKTDVLKRGIDFFPIQTMLRQSLSDSPDSIKPAKPLNPLHFFRSKRKDIAPILERIVTDIRHACRDADLILYNMLALPAQHFAKQTGTKAIPICLQPLGRTNGFPSPVISSNIHVPKMFNAASYRIVETCMALFLNNSDQLKGKASFHEFFQEVYSENIPVLHGFSASILPKPSDWSDNMHITGYWFMDPPGDWVPPEGLQAFLNRGPAPVCVGFGSMNDPNISTIIRETVQGIRLTGHRVLLLTGWSETPFDETAGPDLYVTKSIPHSWLFPRVSAVIHHGGAGTTGAAVRAGIPSIIIPFFFDQGFWADRLEKLGAGPPRLSKKALARQTMATVINNTLNNQTMHGTLKKLSAELNAENGVNNAVNLLLTTMG from the coding sequence ATGAATATTACAATCGTTGCGCTGGGTTCCAGCGGTGATGCCTATCCTTCCCTTGCATTAGGACTTGGATTAAAAAACGCCGGATGCAGGGTACGCCTTGCCGCCAACCCGATTTTTAAAACTGATGTCCTGAAACGGGGCATAGATTTTTTCCCCATCCAGACCATGTTGAGACAGTCCCTATCGGATTCACCCGACAGCATCAAGCCCGCCAAACCACTAAATCCTTTACACTTTTTCAGATCCAAGAGAAAAGATATCGCGCCGATTCTCGAACGTATTGTCACAGACATCCGCCATGCCTGCCGGGATGCAGATTTAATCCTTTACAACATGCTGGCTCTGCCGGCCCAGCACTTTGCCAAGCAAACAGGCACCAAAGCAATTCCCATCTGCCTCCAGCCCCTGGGAAGAACCAATGGATTTCCAAGCCCCGTGATTTCATCAAATATCCATGTTCCCAAAATGTTTAATGCCGCAAGCTACAGAATCGTTGAAACCTGCATGGCGCTTTTTTTAAACAACAGCGATCAATTAAAAGGAAAGGCCTCGTTCCATGAATTTTTCCAGGAGGTATATTCCGAAAATATTCCGGTTCTCCATGGATTTAGCGCCTCTATCCTGCCAAAGCCATCCGACTGGTCAGACAATATGCATATTACCGGGTACTGGTTTATGGATCCCCCCGGGGACTGGGTGCCGCCCGAAGGTTTGCAAGCTTTTTTGAACCGGGGCCCTGCGCCGGTATGCGTGGGGTTTGGATCGATGAATGATCCGAATATCAGCACCATCATCAGAGAAACCGTCCAGGGAATACGTCTGACAGGCCACAGAGTACTCCTCTTAACAGGCTGGAGCGAAACGCCCTTTGACGAAACAGCCGGTCCGGATCTCTACGTGACCAAGAGTATACCCCATTCCTGGCTGTTTCCCAGGGTTTCCGCCGTGATCCACCACGGCGGTGCCGGCACCACAGGCGCAGCCGTCCGGGCCGGCATTCCATCAATTATCATTCCCTTCTTTTTCGACCAGGGCTTCTGGGCCGACAGACTGGAAAAGCTTGGGGCAGGGCCGCCGCGCCTGTCTAAAAAAGCGTTAGCCCGGCAAACCATGGCAACCGTCATCAACAACACACTGAACAACCAAACCATGCACGGCACACTTAAAAAGCTCAGCGCCGAGCTCAACGCGGAAAACGGTGTTAACAATGCGGTGAATCTCCTTCTGACAACCATGGGTTAA